A single region of the Streptomyces sp. ITFR-16 genome encodes:
- a CDS encoding zinc-binding alcohol dehydrogenase family protein: protein MHAAVVHSFSAPPRYDTVPEPVATGEHEILVDVLAAGLHPRVRSAADGSHYTSDGTLPMVPGIDAVGRTPDGGLLYFVAADSAPGTMAERAVVDRRRAITLPPGTDPAAVAAAMNPGMSSWVALRRRVSFRPGGSVLVMGATGNAGQLAVRIARHLGAARVIGAGRDPERLALAESLGADEVVALDGDDKEVADRLGRAAADVDVVLDYLWGPPAVLAMTALLTARTGRSKALAWVQIGSMAGQDITLPSFLLRAGNLNILGSGQGSVTTAGILAELPSLAEEVASGALAADVLPMPLDQVERAWNTPVAPGRRVVLTP from the coding sequence ATGCACGCCGCAGTCGTCCACTCCTTCAGTGCCCCGCCCCGGTACGACACCGTGCCCGAGCCCGTCGCGACCGGTGAGCACGAGATCCTGGTCGATGTCCTGGCGGCCGGTCTGCACCCCCGGGTGCGCTCCGCCGCCGACGGGAGCCACTACACCTCCGACGGCACCCTGCCGATGGTGCCCGGCATCGACGCGGTCGGCCGCACCCCCGACGGGGGACTCCTCTACTTCGTCGCCGCCGACTCCGCGCCGGGCACCATGGCGGAGCGGGCCGTCGTCGACCGCCGCCGCGCCATCACCCTGCCGCCCGGCACCGACCCCGCCGCCGTCGCCGCCGCGATGAACCCCGGGATGTCCTCCTGGGTCGCACTGCGCCGGCGTGTCTCCTTCCGGCCCGGCGGCTCCGTCCTGGTCATGGGCGCCACCGGCAACGCCGGACAGCTCGCCGTCCGCATCGCCCGGCACCTGGGAGCCGCCCGCGTCATCGGTGCGGGCCGGGACCCGGAGCGGCTCGCCCTGGCCGAGAGCCTGGGGGCGGACGAGGTGGTCGCGCTCGACGGCGACGACAAGGAGGTGGCCGACCGGCTCGGCCGCGCCGCCGCCGACGTGGATGTCGTCCTGGACTATCTGTGGGGGCCGCCCGCCGTCCTGGCCATGACCGCGCTGCTCACCGCCCGGACCGGCCGCTCCAAGGCGCTCGCCTGGGTGCAGATCGGCTCCATGGCCGGCCAGGACATCACTCTGCCGTCGTTCCTGCTGCGCGCGGGAAACCTGAACATCCTGGGCAGCGGCCAGGGCTCCGTCACGACCGCCGGCATCCTTGCCGAACTGCCCTCCCTCGCCGAGGAGGTCGCCTCAGGCGCGCTGGCCGCGGATGTCCTGCCGATGCCGCTCGACCAGGTCGAGCGGGCCTGGAACACCCCGGTCGCCCCGGGCCGCCGCGTCGTCCTGACGCCGTAG
- a CDS encoding MarR family transcriptional regulator, with protein sequence MTTESTPAGLTGGHPLDTVDALVQLSFLTQRVLTAVGGEHDLSVVQIRLLGILRDRQAGMLELGRHLGLDKSSMTGLVARAEKRGLVRRSPSPHDGRAVLVSLTPLGAELTARCADEIGRRVTELTAPLTDDERAALTRLAGTVVSGRPPEPAGCTG encoded by the coding sequence ATGACGACCGAATCCACCCCGGCGGGCCTCACCGGCGGCCACCCCCTCGACACGGTGGACGCGCTGGTGCAGCTGTCCTTCCTGACCCAGCGCGTCCTGACCGCCGTCGGCGGCGAGCACGATCTGTCGGTCGTCCAGATCCGGCTGCTCGGCATCCTGCGCGACCGGCAGGCGGGCATGCTCGAACTGGGCCGCCACCTCGGCCTGGACAAGTCCTCCATGACCGGCCTCGTCGCCCGCGCCGAGAAGCGCGGCCTGGTGCGGCGCTCGCCGTCCCCGCACGACGGCCGCGCGGTCCTGGTCTCGCTCACGCCGCTCGGCGCCGAGCTGACCGCCCGGTGCGCCGACGAGATCGGCCGCCGGGTCACCGAGCTGACCGCGCCCCTGACCGACGACGAGCGGGCGGCGCTGACCCGCCTCGCCGGTACGGTCGTGAGCGGCCGCCCGCCGGAGCCCGCGGGCTGCACCGGCTAG
- a CDS encoding LysR family transcriptional regulator, with product MLDMRRMQILRAVVTSGSVTAAAANLGYTPSAISQQVAALEREAAVPLLERAGRGVRPTEAGRLLSGYAAALGRTVAEAETALADLREGRTGRVAVRYFGTAGAPLMAPALARLRASHPGVRFDLRLIDPDDPLPEVRHGRADVAVVVRPPDGEPAGLTLLPLLDDPYRVALPAGHPLAGRSVLSLGDLADEPWVGSERASDPCLALVLDACAAAGFSPGFVVESGDYATALGFVAAGLGVALIPRLGLRGVPPGVVVREVRGPEPVRSICAAVRESMRVPPAVRALLDALAEAAGDLEPSAG from the coding sequence ATGCTCGACATGAGGCGTATGCAGATCCTGCGCGCGGTGGTCACCAGCGGCTCGGTCACCGCGGCGGCGGCCAACCTCGGGTACACCCCCTCCGCGATCAGTCAGCAGGTGGCGGCGCTGGAGCGGGAGGCGGCCGTCCCGCTGCTGGAGCGGGCCGGGCGCGGCGTGCGCCCCACCGAGGCCGGCCGCCTGCTCAGCGGCTACGCGGCCGCCCTCGGCCGGACCGTCGCCGAGGCGGAGACGGCGCTCGCCGATCTGCGCGAGGGGCGCACCGGGCGGGTGGCCGTGCGGTACTTCGGCACGGCGGGCGCCCCGCTGATGGCCCCCGCCCTGGCCCGGCTGCGTGCGAGCCACCCTGGTGTCCGGTTCGACCTCAGGCTGATCGACCCCGACGACCCGCTGCCCGAGGTCCGCCACGGCCGGGCCGACGTGGCGGTCGTGGTGCGGCCACCGGACGGGGAGCCGGCCGGTCTGACCCTGCTGCCGCTGCTCGACGACCCGTACCGGGTGGCGCTGCCCGCCGGACATCCGCTCGCCGGCCGGTCCGTGCTCTCCCTCGGGGATCTGGCCGACGAGCCCTGGGTGGGCAGCGAGCGCGCCTCGGACCCCTGTCTGGCGCTGGTCCTCGACGCATGCGCGGCGGCGGGCTTCAGTCCCGGGTTCGTCGTGGAGAGCGGCGACTACGCCACGGCGCTGGGCTTCGTGGCCGCCGGGCTCGGTGTGGCACTGATCCCGCGGCTCGGGCTGCGCGGGGTGCCGCCGGGCGTCGTCGTGCGCGAGGTGCGGGGGCCCGAGCCGGTGCGGTCGATCTGCGCGGCGGTCCGGGAGTCGATGCGGGTCCCGCCCGCCGTACGGGCCCTGCTCGACGCGCTTGCCGAGGCGGCCGGGGATCTGGAACCGTCGGCCGGCTAG